ACGATATAGAACGTCTTCTGCGCGCCTAGTTCGTTTTCTTTAAAAATTATAGGCTTTACGACCCTCCCGCCAAAGTGACAAAGGTCACCAGGATGGGCGGATTCTCTTACGAAATTTTTACGCAAGCCGGATATAACAAGGTAACAACTTCGTCCTCCAGGAGGCAGACATGACGGATACCGCCCCCCAGCAATTCAACTTCAAGGCAGAGACCAGGCAGCTGCTGCATATCCTCATCCATTCGCTGTATAAGGACCGCGAGGTCTTTTTGCGCGAACTGATCTCGAACGCCTCGGATGCGATCAACCGCCTGCGATTCGAGATGCTGACGACACAGGATGTGGTCGATCCCAAAGCGGAACTAAAGATCCATATCAAAGCCGACAAAGACAATCGCACGCTCACGATCACGGATACGGGAATCGGCATGACGCGCGAGGAGATCATCGACCATCTCGGCACGATTGCCCAATCCAGCGCGCGGAGGTTTCTGGAAACGGCAAAGGAAAAAAGCCTCGATGCTTCCGGGATGATCGGTCAGTTCGGCGTGGGATTTTATTCGGTATTCATGGTCGCGGAGTGGGTACGGGTCACGTCGCGTTCCTTCCACCCGGATGCACCGGCGGTGAGTTGGTATGCAACCGGAGATGACTCATATGAAGTGGGTCCGGCTGAAATGACCGAACGAGGAACGCAGGTCGAGATCAAACTCAAAGAGGACGCGGCGGAATTTGCCGAGGAATATCGCGTCAAGAACATCATCCACAAACATTCCGATTACATCGGCTTTCCCATTTATGTTGGGAGCGAGGAAAAGCCGGTAAACAAACAGACGTCGCTGTGGCGCACGGCTCGCAATGAAATCAAGGAGGAGGAATACAAGGATTTCTACCGTCAGACGACGCTGGATTTCGAAGACCCGCTCCTGCACATCCACATGGTCACGGATGCGCCGGTGCAGTTGTATGCGTTGTTATATATTCCTGCCAAAGCCGAGCGGAATATGTTCTCGCTTCGCAAGGATGACGGCTTGAAGTTGTACTCGCGCAACATCCTGATCGACGAGTACAACAAGGATTTATTGCCCGAGTATCTGCGCTTCGTTCAAGGCGTGGTGGATTCGGAGGATTTGCCGCTGAATGTGTCTCGCGAGACCGTGCAATCGAGCGGCTTGATACCGAAACTGAAAAAGGTGTTGACCAATCAGGTCATCAAGGAGTTGGAGTCACTGGCAAAGAAGGACGCTGAGAAATATAACAACTTCTGGAATGAGTTCGGCGTTTATCTCAAACAGGGCATCGCCGCCAGCCCGGCGGATGCCGAGACGATCACGCCTCTTTTGCGGTTCAAGACAAATCTCCAGCCCGAAGCCTGGTCCTCGCTGGAAGAATACGCTTCGCGCATGAAGGATGGGCAGAA
This portion of the Anaerolineales bacterium genome encodes:
- the htpG gene encoding molecular chaperone HtpG; translation: MTDTAPQQFNFKAETRQLLHILIHSLYKDREVFLRELISNASDAINRLRFEMLTTQDVVDPKAELKIHIKADKDNRTLTITDTGIGMTREEIIDHLGTIAQSSARRFLETAKEKSLDASGMIGQFGVGFYSVFMVAEWVRVTSRSFHPDAPAVSWYATGDDSYEVGPAEMTERGTQVEIKLKEDAAEFAEEYRVKNIIHKHSDYIGFPIYVGSEEKPVNKQTSLWRTARNEIKEEEYKDFYRQTTLDFEDPLLHIHMVTDAPVQLYALLYIPAKAERNMFSLRKDDGLKLYSRNILIDEYNKDLLPEYLRFVQGVVDSEDLPLNVSRETVQSSGLIPKLKKVLTNQVIKELESLAKKDAEKYNNFWNEFGVYLKQGIAASPADAETITPLLRFKTNLQPEAWSSLEEYASRMKDGQKVIYYIVGEDPKSVLQSPHLDAFQANKTEVLLLTEPMDSFMLMGLRKFKDFELKNVAGAEVDGADQPRAESEAEKIPEGEFNSLIEKFKQVLGERVTDVRASKRLVQSVARLVDADASSNPDLQRVYKYLGKEYEIPKKVLELNPSHEILKNLLKLEAGSNLQTIVIEQIFDSALLVEGLHPDPSSMAPRVQQIIEAALAGGKI